In Armatimonadota bacterium, a genomic segment contains:
- a CDS encoding glycerate kinase — MKVVICPDSFKGSLSSIEAAEAIARGIELGAPGTQTVSIPIADGGEGTVDALVSATGGELRRVRVHDPLMREINSFYGVMGGGKTAAIEMAAASGLVLLSDNERNPLVTSTYGVGELISAAIDSGAKKIVIGIGGSATNDGGTGAMRALGARFLDKNGDDLPHGGVALADLAHIDMDAFKFPMESIKVEVACDVTNPLCGPTGASAVYGPQKGATPEMVAKLDEALCNYAQVLHKDLNKDVAQMPGAGAAGGMGAGLAAFLNAELRSGIDMVLDTAGFDDALIGADLVITGEGKLDEQTAYGKTIGGVLKRASANGVPVVAIAGSVSADIRALLDSGLIAFSIVSGPVSLDYAMSHAPELIESVSANIIRLVWHI, encoded by the coding sequence ATGAAAGTTGTAATTTGTCCTGACTCATTCAAAGGCAGTCTGTCATCCATTGAGGCTGCAGAGGCTATAGCGCGAGGTATTGAGCTTGGCGCGCCCGGCACGCAGACGGTGAGCATTCCCATCGCAGATGGTGGTGAGGGCACGGTCGATGCGCTGGTCAGCGCCACAGGCGGCGAACTGCGTCGTGTCAGGGTTCATGATCCGCTGATGCGGGAGATCAACTCATTCTATGGCGTAATGGGCGGCGGCAAAACAGCCGCGATTGAGATGGCTGCAGCTTCCGGTCTGGTCCTCTTGTCTGATAATGAACGAAACCCTCTGGTTACGAGCACCTATGGCGTCGGCGAGTTGATATCCGCCGCTATCGATTCTGGCGCTAAAAAGATAGTGATCGGAATCGGCGGGAGTGCAACCAACGACGGCGGCACAGGCGCTATGAGAGCATTGGGCGCAAGATTCCTGGACAAAAACGGAGATGATCTGCCTCACGGCGGCGTTGCACTTGCAGATCTCGCTCATATCGATATGGATGCTTTTAAGTTTCCTATGGAGTCGATCAAAGTCGAGGTAGCGTGCGATGTTACGAATCCCTTGTGCGGACCCACAGGCGCATCAGCCGTATACGGCCCGCAAAAAGGCGCGACGCCTGAAATGGTCGCAAAGCTTGATGAAGCACTGTGCAACTATGCACAGGTTTTGCACAAAGACTTAAACAAAGACGTCGCGCAAATGCCCGGCGCGGGCGCTGCCGGTGGAATGGGCGCAGGTTTGGCGGCGTTTCTAAATGCCGAACTTCGGTCAGGGATAGATATGGTCCTTGATACAGCAGGGTTCGATGATGCCCTGATAGGCGCTGATCTTGTTATAACAGGCGAGGGTAAGCTCGACGAACAGACTGCCTATGGCAAGACTATAGGCGGCGTATTGAAGAGAGCCTCGGCAAACGGAGTGCCGGTCGTTGCGATAGCCGGTTCCGTCTCGGCAGATATCCGCGCATTGCTGGACTCCGGCCTCATCGCATTCAGCATTGTATCCGGCCCGGTCAGTTTGGATTACGCTATGTCGCATGCACCCGAGCTGATAGAATCAGTGTCTGCAAACATTATCAGACTTGTTTGGCATATCTGA
- a CDS encoding prepilin-type N-terminal cleavage/methylation domain-containing protein: MNNRGFTLLEVLMVSGIMAFMLVSVGAMTVATMRCYDRATARTYMDTDASTAMQKIVSDVREASDVKFIADGNRLRIIPPKTVEGHDYYNRYKPDNANQFDYYLSDSTGTPGHDGTWLWRGKNNNDRRPIMKDVTYLNFERKTDDSIAITVRVLPQCNSDMEPTELTERVVYLRNYAGKS; this comes from the coding sequence ATGAATAATCGCGGCTTTACTCTTTTGGAAGTGTTAATGGTGAGCGGTATTATGGCGTTCATGCTTGTATCTGTCGGAGCTATGACAGTCGCTACAATGCGCTGCTATGATCGCGCCACGGCACGAACCTATATGGACACAGATGCATCCACCGCGATGCAGAAAATTGTATCCGACGTGCGAGAGGCAAGCGATGTCAAATTCATCGCGGACGGTAACAGACTAAGAATCATACCCCCAAAAACTGTTGAGGGTCATGATTACTATAACAGGTATAAACCGGATAATGCTAATCAATTTGATTATTACCTTTCTGACTCTACCGGCACACCCGGACACGATGGGACATGGCTTTGGAGAGGCAAAAATAATAATGATCGCCGCCCAATTATGAAAGATGTGACTTATCTGAATTTCGAGCGCAAAACAGACGATTCGATTGCAATAACAGTGCGTGTATTGCCTCAATGTAATAGCGATATGGAACCGACTGAGCTTACTGAGCGCGTTGTGTATCTAAGAAATTATGCGGGGAAATCGTGA
- a CDS encoding 3-ketoacyl-ACP reductase, with the protein MSKVACVTGGASGIGFAIAQELAGDGYKVVIADVKPEADVISKLTGDGHNYISADLSKPADREAILAEIRSRYGRLDALVNNAGVAPLQRRDILDTSEESFDRVMSINLKGPFFLTQLAARYMIELADKEIVSKPKIVNMSSNSAYTSSTSRPEYCLSKAGVSMMTKLYADRLAEYGINVYEIRPGIIRTPMTETVQGKYDKLINEDGLLPIRRWGEPKDIALAVKAILGGAFDYSTGEVFNIDGGFHLQRL; encoded by the coding sequence ATGAGTAAAGTCGCTTGTGTTACCGGCGGCGCTTCAGGAATTGGATTCGCCATCGCACAGGAATTGGCAGGCGACGGCTATAAAGTCGTGATTGCTGATGTCAAGCCTGAAGCCGACGTTATTAGTAAGCTTACGGGTGACGGTCATAATTATATCTCGGCTGATCTGAGCAAGCCTGCTGACCGAGAAGCAATACTTGCCGAGATTCGCAGTCGCTATGGCCGCCTGGATGCCTTGGTCAACAACGCGGGAGTTGCCCCGCTTCAAAGACGGGACATTCTGGACACAAGCGAAGAAAGCTTCGACCGCGTTATGTCCATCAATCTGAAAGGCCCTTTCTTTCTGACCCAGTTGGCCGCGCGCTATATGATCGAGCTTGCCGACAAAGAGATTGTTTCCAAGCCCAAAATCGTTAACATGTCATCTAATTCCGCTTACACATCGTCTACATCACGTCCGGAATACTGCCTGTCCAAGGCTGGGGTCAGCATGATGACAAAGCTATACGCTGATCGTCTTGCCGAATACGGCATCAATGTCTACGAGATCAGGCCCGGAATTATTAGAACTCCTATGACTGAAACTGTGCAGGGTAAGTATGACAAGCTTATAAATGAGGATGGTCTGCTCCCTATCAGGAGATGGGGCGAGCCGAAAGATATCGCCCTGGCGGTGAAGGCAATACTCGGCGGCGCATTCGATTATTCGACCGGAGAGGTTTTCAATATAGATGGAGGCTTCCACCTCCAAAGACTGTAG
- the nadE gene encoding NAD(+) synthase — protein sequence MTIDLARPLAGQISVWMQNQVREAGTKGLVFGMSGGIDSSVVAVLSKMACGDNVLGMIMPCHSNPASAEDAKLVARKFGIKAHFADLTATYDVLVPRIPHIEGFELTNVRPRLRMTALYCAAQALGYLVAGTSNRTEIEIGYYTKWGDGGSDLLPLGNFYKHQVYQIANELDMPQEIIDKAPTADLWEGQTDENEIGMTYEDLDSILAALNKGELSGFDPDSVERVRKLIADSEHKRVSIPRFVPI from the coding sequence ATGACAATTGATCTCGCGCGTCCATTGGCGGGACAGATAAGTGTTTGGATGCAAAATCAGGTCCGGGAAGCCGGGACAAAGGGGCTTGTTTTTGGAATGAGCGGCGGAATAGATTCGTCCGTCGTTGCTGTGCTCTCCAAGATGGCCTGTGGGGATAATGTCTTGGGTATGATAATGCCCTGCCACTCAAACCCTGCATCAGCCGAAGACGCGAAACTGGTCGCGCGCAAGTTCGGCATCAAGGCCCACTTTGCCGATCTTACCGCCACATATGACGTGCTTGTTCCCAGGATTCCCCATATCGAGGGCTTCGAGCTTACCAACGTCAGACCCCGCCTTAGGATGACCGCGCTCTATTGCGCGGCTCAGGCTTTAGGTTATCTCGTGGCAGGCACCAGCAACAGGACTGAGATCGAGATCGGCTACTATACCAAATGGGGCGACGGCGGCAGCGATCTTTTGCCTTTGGGTAATTTCTATAAACATCAGGTATATCAGATTGCCAATGAGTTGGATATGCCGCAGGAAATAATCGACAAGGCTCCTACGGCTGACCTTTGGGAGGGTCAGACCGATGAAAACGAGATCGGTATGACCTATGAAGATCTTGACTCAATACTGGCGGCGTTGAATAAGGGCGAGCTTTCAGGCTTTGATCCTGACTCGGTCGAGCGCGTGCGCAAGCTCATTGCGGATTCAGAGCACAAACGTGTTTCAATTCCCAGGTTTGTGCCGATTTAG
- a CDS encoding FAD-binding protein, translating to MEKSTITLEPGIDIDVYRCHTLVVGSGAAGLTCALRLHDLGIEDVAILTTDAHGGTSYSSGSDKQTYYKLSVFGDTADSPIEMAHSLFDGGAMHGDQAYIESLYSLPAFYHLVGNGVPFPYNSYGAFVGYKTDHDPRQRATSAGPKTSRYMVETSTRRIKQKGIPIIEGITVVRLVKDNERVVGIVGLKNDQLHGKNLGIILFHAECIVLATGGPGELYADSVYPAGQVSCHGPALEAGASAVNLGESQFGIASTEFRWNLSGTYQQVLPAYFSRSARGDQRNFLALHYSNLPKMGSGIFLKGYQWPFSASRASGYGSSLVDMAVFQEKEAGRAVYLDFMHNPERDGQPIDMEALIPEAKDYLRLSGAVQETPYDRLAWMNPESIEIYTENGIDLHDPLEIAVCFQHNNGGLRVNDVYQTDVMNLFAIGEVAGVHGVSRPGGAALNSSQVGAMRVAQYIAATKRDSRSGIHDSVLQEAAISVLKESRAMLESSQSHEAVRSFVQKRMSDAAGMLRAPSHVSAALSDALSLVADCEKTLPGASDRSQLPRAWETRGLALTHAAFLANIDAYIRKGGGSRGSYLVVDEDEASDSGIVDSAKGVLMRYKKERIEDRSERVVVSGSSLQTSVEQVRPIPEDKSWFESTWAIWRDGKTFCDREGK from the coding sequence ATGGAAAAATCGACTATTACTCTCGAACCTGGAATTGATATAGACGTTTACCGGTGCCATACTCTGGTGGTTGGCAGCGGCGCGGCGGGCCTGACGTGCGCTCTGCGGCTGCACGATCTCGGCATTGAAGACGTTGCGATCCTGACCACGGATGCTCACGGCGGGACCTCATACAGTTCCGGGTCGGACAAGCAAACATATTATAAGCTGAGCGTATTCGGAGACACTGCGGACAGCCCCATCGAGATGGCTCACAGTCTCTTTGACGGCGGCGCGATGCATGGCGACCAAGCCTATATCGAGAGCCTTTATTCCCTGCCTGCTTTTTACCATCTGGTTGGAAATGGCGTCCCGTTTCCTTATAACAGCTACGGGGCATTTGTGGGCTATAAAACGGACCACGATCCTCGCCAGCGCGCAACCAGCGCTGGACCAAAGACTTCCAGGTATATGGTGGAAACTTCAACACGCCGCATAAAGCAAAAGGGGATTCCCATAATCGAAGGAATCACCGTGGTCAGGCTGGTCAAGGATAATGAGCGAGTGGTGGGGATTGTCGGGTTAAAGAATGATCAACTACACGGCAAAAACTTGGGCATCATTCTTTTCCATGCTGAGTGCATTGTGCTGGCCACCGGCGGACCAGGAGAACTCTATGCCGATTCGGTGTATCCCGCAGGACAGGTGAGCTGTCACGGCCCTGCTTTAGAAGCCGGAGCAAGCGCGGTGAACTTGGGCGAGTCCCAGTTCGGCATAGCATCTACCGAATTCCGTTGGAACCTCTCAGGCACGTATCAGCAGGTGCTTCCGGCATACTTCAGCCGGAGCGCCAGGGGAGACCAGCGTAATTTTCTTGCCCTGCACTACTCCAATCTGCCCAAAATGGGGTCGGGCATATTCCTGAAGGGCTATCAATGGCCGTTTAGCGCATCGCGTGCAAGCGGCTACGGTTCCTCCCTGGTCGATATGGCAGTTTTTCAGGAGAAAGAAGCGGGGAGGGCTGTGTATCTGGATTTCATGCATAACCCTGAGCGTGATGGACAGCCAATAGACATGGAGGCTCTGATCCCTGAGGCAAAAGATTACCTAAGGCTATCGGGCGCTGTGCAGGAGACGCCTTACGACAGGCTCGCATGGATGAACCCCGAGAGCATAGAAATTTATACAGAGAACGGCATCGATTTGCACGATCCGCTGGAAATCGCTGTGTGCTTCCAGCACAACAACGGCGGTCTGCGAGTCAACGATGTCTATCAGACTGACGTAATGAACTTGTTTGCGATAGGAGAAGTTGCGGGGGTCCACGGCGTGTCTAGACCGGGTGGGGCAGCGCTCAACTCCAGCCAGGTCGGTGCTATGCGTGTTGCCCAGTATATCGCGGCGACCAAGCGAGACAGTCGCAGCGGCATCCACGATTCCGTGCTTCAGGAAGCGGCGATATCTGTGCTCAAAGAGAGCCGCGCGATGCTTGAATCTTCTCAAAGTCATGAAGCGGTGCGATCTTTTGTCCAGAAACGAATGAGCGATGCTGCGGGCATGCTGCGCGCTCCAAGTCATGTGAGCGCTGCGCTATCCGATGCTCTTTCGTTGGTTGCGGATTGCGAAAAGACACTGCCCGGAGCTTCCGACAGATCGCAACTGCCGCGAGCTTGGGAGACCAGAGGCCTGGCTCTCACGCATGCCGCGTTTCTGGCAAATATCGATGCGTATATCCGAAAAGGCGGGGGCAGCAGAGGTTCATATCTGGTTGTGGATGAGGATGAAGCTTCGGATTCCGGGATTGTCGATTCGGCCAAAGGTGTGCTTATGCGCTACAAAAAAGAGCGAATAGAAGACCGGTCAGAGCGTGTGGTTGTCTCAGGCTCCAGTCTGCAGACTTCGGTGGAGCAGGTCAGGCCGATTCCCGAGGACAAGAGCTGGTTCGAAAGCACTTGGGCCATATGGCGAGACGGCAAGACTTTCTGCGACCGAGAGGGTAAGTGA
- a CDS encoding TIM barrel protein, whose product MIRTGLVSVTFRGMSPRQIVEITAKAGLDAVEWGGDIHVPHGNLSAAREAGQLTTDAGLAVAAYGSYYRVGQDESGFEKVLEAAIELGAPTVRVWAGSKGSNEADEAYRKNIVEDSRRIGDLADAAGLTISYEFHGGTLTDTNQSAIELLKEVSHKSVKAYWQPAIAMDPEYRLAGLEAILPWLSNVHVFHWGDVPTDRRLLSEGAVEWKRYLECVSSTERDHFALIEFVQDDDPDKFIQDAETLKRLVA is encoded by the coding sequence ATGATCCGAACGGGGCTGGTATCCGTAACATTTCGAGGCATGAGTCCCAGGCAGATCGTGGAGATCACGGCGAAAGCCGGGCTGGATGCCGTAGAGTGGGGCGGCGACATTCATGTGCCACATGGCAATCTGAGTGCTGCTCGTGAAGCCGGACAATTGACGACGGATGCCGGTCTTGCGGTCGCAGCATACGGGTCTTACTATCGAGTTGGACAGGATGAATCCGGTTTCGAGAAAGTGCTTGAGGCGGCTATTGAGCTTGGAGCGCCGACTGTGCGCGTGTGGGCCGGAAGCAAGGGATCGAACGAAGCGGACGAGGCTTACCGCAAAAACATTGTTGAAGATTCACGCAGGATCGGCGATTTGGCGGATGCAGCGGGTCTGACGATCTCATACGAGTTTCACGGCGGCACACTAACCGACACCAATCAAAGCGCCATAGAGTTGCTCAAGGAAGTGTCGCATAAATCCGTAAAAGCCTACTGGCAGCCAGCTATTGCCATGGACCCTGAATATCGGCTTGCCGGGCTGGAGGCCATACTTCCGTGGCTTAGCAATGTGCATGTTTTTCATTGGGGTGATGTCCCGACAGATCGAAGACTACTTTCCGAAGGAGCCGTCGAATGGAAACGCTATCTCGAATGTGTCTCTTCGACGGAGAGGGATCACTTTGCGCTGATCGAGTTTGTTCAAGATGATGATCCAGATAAGTTTATTCAGGACGCCGAAACGCTAAAAAGGCTGGTAGCATAA
- a CDS encoding prepilin-type N-terminal cleavage/methylation domain-containing protein has product MKINNRSNIYIKRKQSRGFTLVEVAVSLLAFSVVVVIFASSVLMAEKSAHVNGQYAQAISLCQHKIDQARAVGFGQLNDESLLTGEIVDSVIGDSVYSFADQDSVADYLPRPEAATLAIEKPYDGDTSKARVTVTITWHPAAYQNKTNTVTLAAIITNVE; this is encoded by the coding sequence ATGAAAATCAACAATAGATCCAACATATACATCAAGCGCAAGCAATCGAGGGGTTTCACTCTTGTTGAGGTAGCTGTCTCATTGCTGGCTTTCTCGGTCGTTGTAGTGATATTCGCAAGCTCTGTTCTAATGGCCGAAAAGAGCGCCCACGTCAATGGTCAATACGCGCAAGCGATCAGCCTTTGTCAGCACAAGATTGACCAGGCGAGAGCCGTCGGCTTCGGACAGCTTAATGATGAATCACTTCTAACCGGAGAAATTGTCGATTCCGTTATTGGCGACTCAGTATACTCGTTTGCTGATCAGGACAGCGTTGCGGACTACCTTCCCCGACCCGAAGCGGCAACGCTGGCAATCGAGAAACCTTATGACGGCGATACGAGCAAAGCTAGAGTAACCGTTACCATAACATGGCATCCTGCAGCCTACCAGAACAAGACTAACACTGTAACACTTGCAGCAATTATCACAAATGTGGAATGA
- a CDS encoding DEAD/DEAH box helicase produces the protein MNAAAFLDSIKNSKDYRGQIAHIERIPARAAAWRPVDPPITGQTADALDRLGITRLYIHQEDAIEAVRAGQNIVVVTATASGKTLCYNVPVMEALESSPKSRALYIYPTKALAQDQLGKIRQFGLDFIKPATYDGDTPRQERPFIKSTANIILTNPDMLHIGILPYHSTWSELFRNLKFVVIDEVHTYRGVFGAHVANVIRRLRRIANYYGSDPQFICASATVSDPGRLVHDLTGIDARVIDDDGSPSGPKSFVFWNPPFIAGKDERRSSNSEAVKLFVKMVESGVRTIVFTKARKTAELIYRYARTELKDEKSPMADKIMAYRAGYKPAERREIERRLFTGDLMGVTSTTALEVGVDIGGLDAVVMTGYPGTVASTWQQAGRSGRGLAESMAVLIALDNPIDQYMMRNPGYFFTSANERAIVDSQNPYILADHLLCAAYEIPLNNDEVTSLFGERAWELLGILADLGQIEYRRRWYWAGSNYPAAEVNIRSTGGSNYNIVSVENGGTLLGTVDGSSAFDTIHPGAVYLHAGDSYVVTNLDIDEKVAYVEKSEVNFYTTPADQTKILVEREQESRNLLSPDDDQPADSSERASSPQHPTPITQVCFGDVIVSNQVTHYWRKRLFSDEIIEKRPLDLPETQLHTEAVWFALTEDVANKIIGRGFDLAGTIHAIEHAAIGLLPLFALCDRQDIGGVSHPNHPDTDGAPVIFIYDGHAGGVGLARTAYERIEELLSATLTTIRDCPCDDGCPSCIQSPKCGNNNEPLDKAGAVFALSEIC, from the coding sequence GTGAATGCAGCCGCTTTCCTGGATTCGATAAAAAACTCCAAGGACTACCGCGGTCAGATCGCTCACATCGAGCGAATCCCGGCAAGAGCTGCCGCCTGGCGGCCTGTTGATCCGCCGATTACCGGTCAGACAGCGGACGCGCTTGATCGCCTTGGTATCACTCGGCTGTATATTCATCAGGAAGATGCGATAGAGGCTGTGCGCGCCGGGCAGAACATAGTAGTCGTGACGGCCACGGCCAGCGGCAAGACTCTGTGCTACAATGTGCCGGTGATGGAGGCGCTTGAAAGCAGCCCCAAGTCTCGCGCGCTATATATATATCCCACCAAAGCGCTCGCGCAGGACCAGCTCGGCAAGATCAGGCAGTTCGGCCTTGACTTCATCAAGCCCGCGACATATGACGGCGACACGCCACGTCAGGAGCGGCCGTTCATCAAAAGCACGGCTAATATTATCCTTACCAACCCGGATATGCTCCACATTGGCATATTGCCTTATCACTCCACCTGGTCTGAACTATTTCGCAACCTTAAGTTCGTAGTGATAGATGAGGTCCACACATATCGAGGCGTATTCGGGGCGCATGTGGCCAACGTGATCCGGCGTCTAAGACGAATCGCAAATTACTATGGCTCGGACCCTCAGTTTATATGTGCGTCAGCTACCGTGAGCGACCCCGGCAGGCTTGTGCATGATCTTACAGGCATTGACGCCCGTGTGATCGACGATGACGGCTCGCCCTCAGGTCCCAAGTCATTCGTGTTTTGGAACCCGCCGTTTATTGCCGGTAAGGACGAACGTCGCAGTTCCAATTCAGAGGCCGTAAAGCTCTTTGTAAAGATGGTCGAGTCGGGGGTCCGCACAATTGTATTTACCAAGGCAAGAAAGACAGCCGAACTGATATACCGATACGCCCGAACAGAGCTAAAGGACGAAAAATCGCCCATGGCAGATAAGATCATGGCTTACCGAGCGGGCTACAAGCCGGCCGAACGCCGTGAGATCGAACGTAGGCTCTTTACGGGTGATCTGATGGGCGTGACATCAACTACGGCGCTTGAGGTCGGTGTGGATATCGGCGGGCTGGATGCAGTCGTGATGACGGGCTATCCGGGCACGGTGGCGAGCACATGGCAGCAGGCTGGACGGTCGGGCAGGGGACTTGCCGAGTCGATGGCAGTCCTGATCGCTCTGGACAACCCCATAGACCAGTATATGATGCGTAACCCCGGCTACTTCTTCACCTCCGCGAATGAGCGTGCGATAGTCGATTCACAAAACCCGTATATCCTGGCCGATCACCTGCTGTGCGCGGCATATGAGATACCTCTCAATAACGATGAAGTGACCTCTCTATTCGGTGAACGCGCTTGGGAACTGCTGGGTATTCTGGCAGACCTTGGCCAGATAGAGTATCGACGCAGATGGTATTGGGCAGGCTCGAACTACCCTGCAGCCGAGGTCAATATACGCTCCACAGGCGGGAGCAACTACAACATTGTATCAGTCGAAAATGGCGGTACTCTGCTGGGAACAGTGGACGGATCGAGCGCATTTGACACGATTCACCCAGGCGCTGTCTATCTGCATGCGGGCGATAGCTATGTGGTTACCAATCTCGATATTGACGAGAAGGTCGCCTATGTTGAAAAGAGCGAGGTAAACTTCTATACCACTCCCGCGGATCAGACAAAGATTCTGGTTGAACGGGAGCAGGAATCACGTAATCTGCTTTCGCCGGATGATGATCAACCTGCCGACTCATCGGAACGGGCATCCAGCCCCCAACACCCAACACCTATCACCCAAGTATGTTTTGGTGATGTGATAGTGTCCAATCAGGTAACTCACTACTGGCGCAAACGGCTTTTCAGCGATGAGATTATCGAGAAGCGCCCACTTGACCTTCCGGAAACACAGCTTCATACCGAAGCGGTCTGGTTTGCTCTGACAGAAGATGTCGCGAACAAGATCATAGGCAGAGGCTTCGATCTTGCAGGGACAATTCATGCAATAGAGCACGCGGCAATCGGGCTTCTGCCGCTGTTTGCGCTTTGCGACCGTCAGGATATAGGCGGCGTTTCGCATCCTAATCATCCTGACACGGATGGCGCGCCCGTGATCTTTATATATGACGGTCATGCGGGTGGGGTGGGTCTTGCTCGAACAGCTTACGAGCGGATCGAAGAGCTGCTTTCAGCCACACTTACGACAATCCGTGACTGCCCGTGCGATGACGGCTGTCCGTCGTGCATTCAATCTCCAAAATGCGGCAACAATAATGAGCCTCTAGATAAGGCTGGTGCTGTTTTTGCGTTGAGTGAGATTTGTTAG
- a CDS encoding D-glycerate dehydrogenase translates to MSRPKVFVTRVLPQAALDKIAEVADMEVWQDELPPPREVLMEKVKDIDGLLCLLTDKIDPELMDTAAKVKVISNYAVGYDNIDIPAATQRGIPIGNTPGVLTETTADLAFTLLMSSARRIVEADKYTRAGKWKTWGPMLFLGRDIHHATLGIVGLGRIGAEMAKRGKGFDMNVIYFDEYRNEQREKELGIKYVDLDTLLKESDFVSMHVPLMESTHHLIGEREFKMMKKTAILINSSRGPVVDQKALYTALKDGEIAHAGLDVFDPEPVAVDDPLLTLSNITVVPHIASASVATRTKMAMMAADNLIAGITGKPLPNPVNPEVKKR, encoded by the coding sequence ATGTCTAGACCCAAAGTATTTGTGACCAGGGTGCTGCCGCAGGCGGCGCTCGATAAGATTGCCGAAGTTGCCGATATGGAAGTTTGGCAGGACGAACTGCCGCCGCCGCGCGAAGTCCTTATGGAGAAAGTCAAGGACATCGACGGCTTGCTCTGCCTGCTTACCGACAAGATCGACCCTGAACTGATGGACACAGCGGCCAAGGTCAAAGTGATATCAAACTATGCTGTCGGTTACGACAACATCGATATTCCCGCCGCCACGCAGCGCGGCATTCCGATAGGCAACACTCCTGGGGTTCTCACCGAAACCACCGCCGACCTTGCGTTTACTCTGCTGATGTCGTCCGCTCGCAGGATTGTCGAAGCCGACAAATATACGCGCGCAGGCAAATGGAAGACTTGGGGCCCGATGCTCTTTTTAGGCCGCGATATCCACCATGCCACCCTTGGAATTGTTGGCCTGGGCAGGATCGGAGCCGAGATGGCCAAGCGCGGCAAGGGTTTCGATATGAACGTGATCTACTTTGATGAGTATCGCAACGAACAGCGAGAGAAAGAACTCGGCATCAAATATGTCGATCTAGATACTCTGCTCAAGGAAAGCGATTTCGTCTCGATGCACGTTCCGCTCATGGAATCGACTCATCACCTAATCGGCGAGCGCGAGTTCAAGATGATGAAGAAGACCGCTATCCTGATAAATTCATCCAGAGGTCCGGTTGTCGATCAGAAAGCTCTTTATACAGCTCTCAAGGATGGCGAGATCGCACACGCGGGGCTTGACGTCTTCGATCCTGAGCCTGTTGCAGTTGATGATCCGCTGCTTACTCTGAGTAACATAACAGTCGTGCCGCATATCGCATCGGCGTCGGTCGCCACACGCACAAAAATGGCTATGATGGCCGCCGATAACCTGATTGCGGGTATCACAGGAAAACCTCTTCCGAACCCGGTCAATCCTGAGGTGAAGAAGCGTTAA